One window from the genome of Streptomyces sp. NBC_01476 encodes:
- a CDS encoding carboxymuconolactone decarboxylase family protein — MTTDQTHADTYERGLDLRRAVLGAEHVDRSLGQVSDFARPMQELVTEYCWGVVWGREALDRKTRSLLNLGMLTALNRSHELAAHVRGARTNGASVAEIQEVLLQTAIYVGVPAALESFRVAEKVLRELDDHE; from the coding sequence ATGACGACAGACCAGACACATGCCGACACCTACGAGCGCGGGCTGGACCTGCGCCGGGCGGTGCTCGGCGCCGAACACGTCGATCGGTCCCTCGGCCAGGTGAGCGACTTCGCCCGCCCCATGCAGGAACTCGTCACCGAGTACTGCTGGGGCGTGGTGTGGGGCCGCGAGGCGCTCGACCGCAAGACCCGCAGTCTGCTCAACCTCGGGATGCTGACGGCGCTGAACCGGTCGCACGAACTGGCCGCCCACGTCCGCGGCGCGCGCACCAACGGTGCCTCGGTCGCCGAGATCCAGGAGGTGCTGCTGCAGACCGCGATCTACGTCGGTGTGCCGGCGGCGCTGGAGTCCTTCCGGGTCGCCGAGAAGGTGCTGCGGGAGCTCGACGACCATGAGTGA
- a CDS encoding cupin domain-containing protein, producing the protein MPGRSVEQPDSAAKSDTFSGQVWADPVLPATDGVTINTVFFAPGARTFWHHHEHGQILHVLAGSGLIRSADGPVEQLRPGDVVWVPPGERHWHGAGPGSYLVHLAISLGTTVWAEEVAGTVRAGSRHQ; encoded by the coding sequence ATGCCCGGCCGCTCCGTGGAGCAGCCCGACTCGGCCGCCAAGTCCGACACCTTCTCCGGTCAGGTGTGGGCCGACCCGGTCCTGCCCGCCACCGACGGCGTGACGATCAACACGGTCTTCTTCGCCCCCGGCGCCCGGACCTTCTGGCACCACCACGAGCACGGCCAGATCCTGCACGTCCTGGCCGGCTCGGGGCTGATCCGCAGCGCCGACGGCCCGGTGGAGCAGCTGCGCCCGGGTGACGTGGTGTGGGTGCCGCCGGGCGAGCGGCACTGGCACGGCGCCGGGCCGGGCTCGTACCTCGTCCATCTCGCCATCTCGCTCGGCACCACGGTGTGGGCCGAGGAAGTCGCCGGCACAGTGCGTGCCGGCTCCCGTCACCAGTGA
- a CDS encoding NAD(P)-dependent oxidoreductase, with amino-acid sequence MSGQIGFIGLGNMGGRMVKRLVGSGRDVLGFDVREGLAAEIGARPASSAGEVAGACETVLLSLPDSKVIEKVVGGTDGAGGDGVLAHARPGQVVVDLSTASPESTRALAAAFAAKGATYLDAGISGGAAAADKGTLTLMVGGDAEALERVRPVLDTFSERIFPCGASGAGHTAKVLNNFLNAVALASTAEVMVAGKKAGLDLAVLLDVLNASSGVNFATLNRFPRIITGDYLEGGLTNALMMKDVTLYTDLAAGLGVAAVNASGPLASFGLAAGLGYADRISNTVVDAIGDVSGGVRLYSEGGQT; translated from the coding sequence ATGAGCGGACAGATCGGATTCATCGGCCTGGGCAACATGGGCGGGCGGATGGTGAAACGGCTCGTCGGGAGCGGCCGGGACGTCCTCGGCTTCGACGTGCGGGAGGGCCTGGCCGCCGAGATCGGCGCCCGGCCCGCGAGCAGCGCCGGCGAGGTGGCCGGCGCGTGCGAGACCGTCCTGTTGTCGCTGCCCGACAGCAAGGTCATCGAGAAGGTCGTGGGCGGGACCGACGGGGCCGGCGGGGACGGTGTGCTCGCGCACGCCCGCCCCGGACAGGTGGTCGTCGACCTCAGCACGGCGTCACCGGAGTCGACCCGCGCTCTCGCGGCAGCGTTCGCCGCCAAGGGCGCGACCTACCTCGACGCGGGCATCTCCGGCGGCGCGGCCGCCGCCGACAAGGGCACGCTGACGCTGATGGTGGGCGGTGACGCCGAGGCGCTGGAGCGGGTCCGTCCGGTGCTCGACACCTTCTCGGAGCGGATCTTCCCGTGCGGCGCCAGCGGCGCGGGACACACCGCCAAGGTCCTGAACAACTTCCTCAACGCGGTGGCGCTCGCGTCCACCGCGGAGGTGATGGTGGCCGGCAAGAAGGCCGGCCTGGACCTCGCCGTGCTGCTCGACGTCCTCAACGCCAGCTCGGGCGTCAACTTCGCGACGCTGAACCGTTTCCCCAGGATCATCACGGGCGACTACCTGGAAGGCGGCCTCACCAACGCGCTGATGATGAAGGACGTCACCCTCTACACCGACCTCGCGGCCGGTCTCGGTGTCGCCGCCGTCAACGCGAGCGGACCGCTGGCCAGCTTCGGGCTCGCCGCCGGACTCGGTTACGCCGACCGCATCAGCAACACCGTGGTGGACGCGATCGGCGATGTGTCCGGCGGTGTGCGGCTGTACTCCGAAGGGGGGCAGACGTGA
- a CDS encoding SDR family NAD(P)-dependent oxidoreductase: protein MSGGRFEGRVAVVTGAGNGLGRGSALRLSQEGARVVVVDIDADAARRVAGELPGQAIAVAADVAAEDATERWDAAAVEAFGRVDLYHLNAGVFGTFARLPELTVEEFDRVQAVNVRGQFLGLRAAFRRFHAQGGGGAIVLTASIASLTGSADLLAYQTSKHATLGLLRGAALYGGPLGVRVNAVAPGIVPTDLFAAAAGAVGGKNDMERRASTTPLRRAGTPADIAAVAAFLLSDDAAYMTGQVVSVDGGASVVNTVRPSGGAGAWPTEELDEALYGTAVPSGTDGEIG from the coding sequence ATGAGCGGCGGACGCTTCGAGGGCCGGGTCGCCGTCGTCACCGGCGCCGGCAACGGCCTCGGCCGGGGCAGCGCACTGCGGCTGTCGCAGGAGGGCGCCCGCGTGGTCGTCGTCGACATCGACGCCGACGCGGCGCGGCGCGTGGCCGGTGAACTGCCCGGCCAGGCCATCGCGGTCGCCGCCGACGTCGCCGCCGAGGACGCGACCGAACGCTGGGACGCGGCGGCGGTGGAGGCGTTCGGACGGGTGGACCTCTACCACCTCAACGCCGGTGTCTTCGGCACCTTCGCCCGGCTGCCCGAGCTGACGGTCGAGGAGTTCGACCGGGTGCAGGCGGTGAACGTACGCGGCCAGTTCCTCGGGCTGCGGGCCGCGTTCCGGCGGTTCCACGCCCAGGGCGGCGGCGGCGCGATCGTGCTCACCGCCTCGATCGCGAGCCTGACCGGCAGCGCCGATCTGCTCGCGTACCAGACGTCCAAGCACGCCACGCTCGGGCTGCTGCGCGGCGCGGCACTGTACGGCGGCCCGCTCGGGGTCCGGGTGAACGCGGTCGCGCCGGGCATCGTCCCGACCGACCTGTTCGCCGCGGCGGCCGGTGCGGTCGGCGGCAAGAACGACATGGAGCGGCGGGCATCCACCACCCCGCTGCGCCGGGCCGGGACCCCGGCCGACATCGCCGCGGTGGCGGCGTTCCTGCTCAGCGACGACGCCGCGTACATGACCGGCCAGGTGGTGTCGGTGGACGGCGGCGCGAGCGTCGTCAACACCGTCCGCCCCTCGGGCGGCGCCGGGGCGTGGCCCACTGAGGAACTTGACGAGGCGCTGTACGGCACCGCGGTGCCGTCCGGCACGGACGGAGAGATCGGATGA
- a CDS encoding NAD(P)-dependent oxidoreductase: MSETDTSETATSETPGAVTFVGLGKMGLPMATRLVGAGIRTVGFDVGPAARKAFAAAGGAVADSAPAAVAGATAVILMLPDSGIVESVLDDPAVAAALEPGVTVIDMSSSEPARTRALAERLAARGVVMIDAPVSGGVARAVTGELAVMVGGEDADVRRVQPLLERFGRIYRSGGVGSGHAVKALNNLMSATHLLVTSEAILAGERFGLDPAQVLEIVNASSGRSGSTENKWPRFVLPGTYDSGFGLRLMLKDMRIAVGLAEQVGMPSRLGADALALWARAAEELPADADHTEIARWLRKRAEPPAGV, from the coding sequence ATGAGTGAGACAGACACGAGTGAGACAGCTACGAGTGAGACACCCGGCGCGGTGACGTTCGTCGGTCTCGGCAAGATGGGCCTGCCGATGGCGACCCGCCTGGTCGGGGCCGGCATCCGGACCGTCGGGTTCGACGTCGGGCCCGCGGCCCGGAAGGCGTTCGCCGCCGCCGGCGGCGCGGTGGCGGACTCCGCGCCGGCCGCGGTCGCCGGGGCCACGGCGGTCATCTTGATGCTGCCCGACTCCGGCATCGTGGAATCGGTACTGGACGACCCGGCGGTGGCCGCCGCGCTGGAACCCGGCGTGACCGTCATCGACATGAGCTCCTCCGAGCCGGCCCGTACCCGCGCCCTGGCCGAACGGCTCGCCGCCCGCGGGGTCGTGATGATCGACGCCCCGGTGTCCGGCGGTGTCGCACGGGCGGTCACCGGGGAACTGGCGGTGATGGTCGGCGGCGAGGACGCCGACGTGCGGCGTGTCCAGCCACTGCTGGAACGGTTCGGCCGGATCTACCGCTCCGGTGGTGTCGGCAGCGGCCACGCGGTGAAGGCGCTCAACAACCTGATGTCGGCCACCCACCTGCTGGTCACCAGCGAGGCGATCCTCGCCGGGGAGCGGTTCGGCCTCGACCCGGCCCAGGTACTGGAGATCGTCAACGCGTCCAGCGGGCGCAGCGGTTCCACCGAGAACAAGTGGCCCCGCTTCGTACTGCCCGGGACGTACGACTCCGGCTTCGGGCTGCGGCTGATGCTCAAGGACATGCGGATCGCGGTGGGTCTGGCCGAGCAGGTGGGCATGCCCAGCCGGCTGGGCGCCGACGCCCTCGCGCTGTGGGCCCGGGCCGCCGAGGAGCTGCCCGCCGACGCCGACCACACCGAGATCGCCCGCTGGCTGCGCAAGCGCGCCGAGCCGCCCGCCGGCGTCTGA
- a CDS encoding N-acyl homoserine lactonase family protein — MSAYEVVVVRYGTRHTVRSEVFLNYSLYGEPDAPIAMDYFFWVVRNDRHTFVVDTGFSRAGGANRGRTTLIEPVEAFRALGVDAADAPTVIVTHAHYDHIGNLDHFDRSQVVVARAEVEFWAGPHSRRVQFHHSVEDAELAELKGVVDGGRAVLFDDRITVADGIEVIRVGGHTPGQSVVRVATADGPVLLASDALHYYEEGEKAMPFVSVADLVGMYAGFDTIEAMAAGGDAAHVVSGHDPATLDRFGRDGGPLGDATAVIGRARI; from the coding sequence ATGAGCGCGTACGAAGTCGTCGTCGTCCGTTACGGGACGCGGCACACCGTCCGGAGCGAGGTGTTCCTCAACTACTCGCTCTACGGCGAGCCGGACGCACCCATCGCCATGGACTACTTCTTCTGGGTCGTACGCAACGACCGCCACACGTTTGTCGTCGACACCGGCTTCAGCCGGGCCGGCGGCGCGAACCGCGGACGGACGACCCTCATCGAGCCGGTCGAGGCGTTCAGGGCGCTCGGCGTGGACGCGGCGGACGCACCGACGGTGATCGTGACGCACGCCCACTACGACCACATCGGCAACCTCGACCACTTCGACCGCTCCCAGGTCGTCGTGGCGCGGGCCGAGGTCGAGTTCTGGGCGGGGCCGCACAGCCGCCGGGTGCAGTTCCACCACTCCGTCGAGGACGCCGAACTGGCCGAGCTCAAGGGCGTGGTGGACGGCGGCCGGGCGGTGCTCTTCGACGACCGCATCACCGTCGCGGACGGGATCGAGGTCATCCGCGTCGGCGGCCACACACCGGGCCAGTCCGTCGTCCGGGTCGCGACCGCCGACGGGCCGGTGCTGCTCGCCTCGGACGCGCTCCACTACTACGAAGAGGGTGAGAAGGCGATGCCGTTCGTCTCGGTCGCCGATCTCGTCGGCATGTACGCCGGCTTCGACACGATCGAGGCCATGGCCGCCGGCGGCGACGCCGCCCACGTGGTCAGCGGCCACGACCCGGCCACGCTCGACCGCTTCGGGCGCGACGGCGGCCCGCTCGGTGACGCGACCGCCGTGATCGGCAGGGCGCGGATATGA
- a CDS encoding CaiB/BaiF CoA-transferase family protein, with protein sequence MTPAAPPRPLRVLELSESVAGGVCGRLFAGLGHDVVRGAVTPGDPLRHRPPYNADGVSLAFVAVHSGKRGVAAVGADGRLLPGARDLIGEADVLVLDTTPDRARSLGLDPEHLLETWPDLVVVRITGFGPGSEYSELPADSLLAESYGGLATMIGEAGRPPLSLGGEQSAYCAAVTGFLGAMLALVRRDHGQGGDLVEVAMCDVAAYMDWKSDVNWSMTGVAPGRAVRDQGDWRLVRAADGWVGFIFLPRHWPAVVELIGDPALRAPDLAEEAVRTRHPERWWPVIERWAASLPAQEIYARAQELGLPFGWVARMSDLAHAEQLAGRGFLVDGPDARAGRVPVIGGPLHGAGLGWDAGEPPAEEPGAQAAWLPRAAPAPPPPAAGRPPLEGVVVLDFGTITAGAAVTRLLADHGATILKVEWTDRPDTFRTWKLTEDELRAAGTPPTSPYFPSNNIGKLDVAIDLKTAAGRDLVRRLARHAHIVVENFRVGVTRRLGIDAATLRAENPALVCLSLSSQGQHGPEAGNRSFGSTLDLLSGLASVTGYPDRGPTWSSYEVNYPDQLVSLVGAAAVAYCVQQGVGGLELDLSQREAVSWTLSAEVADYVVNGHDAEVTGNRRPGAAPRDTFPAAGADTWVAVVCTTDDHRAALAGWLGRPDLAGREAAWWDGAEAHALIGAATGALGRDEAVAALHAAGVPAVPVLTAGDRASTARFAERGVTLAGDGPPVKGSPMVFARYAPVVRPVAPAIGEHTYEVLTGVAGLTPGELRRLEDAGAVHCARPAEPAGQPTDGKLTEKR encoded by the coding sequence GTGACGCCGGCGGCGCCTCCGCGCCCGTTGCGGGTGCTGGAGCTGAGCGAGAGCGTCGCCGGCGGGGTGTGCGGACGGCTCTTCGCCGGCCTCGGCCACGATGTGGTGCGCGGCGCGGTGACGCCCGGCGACCCGCTGCGGCACCGGCCGCCGTACAACGCCGACGGGGTGTCCCTGGCGTTCGTGGCGGTCCACTCCGGCAAGCGCGGCGTGGCCGCGGTCGGCGCCGACGGACGGCTGCTCCCCGGCGCCCGGGACCTGATCGGCGAAGCGGACGTCCTGGTGCTGGACACCACCCCGGACCGGGCCAGGTCGCTGGGTCTTGACCCCGAGCACCTGCTGGAGACATGGCCGGACCTGGTCGTGGTGCGGATCACCGGCTTCGGCCCCGGCAGTGAGTACAGCGAACTGCCCGCCGACAGCCTGCTCGCCGAGAGCTACGGCGGCCTGGCGACGATGATCGGTGAGGCCGGCCGGCCGCCGCTGAGCCTCGGCGGCGAGCAGTCGGCGTACTGCGCCGCGGTGACCGGCTTCCTCGGCGCGATGCTGGCGCTGGTGCGCCGGGACCACGGGCAGGGCGGCGACCTGGTCGAGGTCGCGATGTGCGACGTGGCCGCGTACATGGACTGGAAGAGCGACGTCAACTGGTCGATGACCGGCGTCGCCCCGGGCCGCGCGGTGCGCGACCAGGGCGACTGGCGGCTGGTCCGGGCGGCGGACGGCTGGGTCGGGTTCATCTTCCTGCCGCGGCACTGGCCCGCGGTGGTCGAGCTGATCGGCGACCCGGCGCTGCGCGCCCCGGACCTGGCCGAGGAGGCGGTGCGCACGCGCCATCCGGAGCGCTGGTGGCCGGTCATCGAGCGGTGGGCCGCGTCGCTGCCCGCGCAGGAGATCTACGCGCGGGCCCAGGAGCTGGGACTGCCGTTCGGCTGGGTGGCCCGGATGTCCGACCTGGCGCATGCGGAGCAACTGGCCGGCCGCGGCTTCCTGGTGGACGGGCCGGACGCCCGCGCCGGCCGGGTGCCCGTGATCGGCGGGCCGCTGCACGGTGCGGGCCTCGGCTGGGACGCGGGGGAGCCACCGGCCGAGGAGCCCGGCGCGCAGGCGGCATGGCTGCCGCGCGCGGCGCCGGCCCCCCCGCCGCCGGCCGCCGGCCGCCCGCCACTGGAGGGCGTGGTGGTCCTGGACTTCGGGACCATCACGGCCGGTGCGGCGGTGACCCGGCTGCTGGCCGACCACGGCGCGACGATCCTCAAAGTGGAGTGGACCGACCGGCCGGACACCTTCCGCACCTGGAAGCTGACCGAGGACGAGCTGCGGGCCGCCGGGACACCACCGACCTCGCCGTACTTCCCGTCGAACAACATCGGGAAGCTGGACGTCGCCATCGACCTGAAGACCGCCGCCGGGCGTGATCTCGTACGCCGGCTGGCCCGCCACGCCCACATCGTCGTGGAGAACTTCCGGGTGGGGGTGACACGGCGGCTCGGCATCGACGCGGCGACCCTGCGGGCGGAGAACCCCGCGCTGGTGTGCCTGTCGCTGTCGAGCCAGGGCCAGCACGGCCCGGAGGCCGGCAACCGCTCGTTCGGTTCGACGCTCGACCTGCTCTCCGGGCTCGCCTCGGTGACCGGTTACCCGGACCGCGGCCCCACCTGGTCGTCCTACGAGGTGAACTACCCGGACCAGTTGGTCTCCCTGGTGGGTGCGGCGGCTGTCGCGTACTGCGTCCAGCAAGGGGTGGGCGGCCTCGAACTCGACCTGTCGCAGCGGGAGGCGGTCAGCTGGACGCTGTCCGCGGAGGTCGCCGACTACGTCGTCAACGGGCACGACGCGGAGGTCACCGGCAACCGGCGGCCCGGCGCGGCGCCCCGCGACACCTTCCCGGCCGCCGGGGCCGACACCTGGGTGGCGGTGGTGTGCACGACCGACGACCACCGCGCTGCGCTGGCCGGCTGGCTGGGCCGCCCGGACCTCGCCGGCCGTGAGGCCGCGTGGTGGGACGGCGCCGAGGCACACGCGCTGATCGGCGCCGCCACCGGCGCGCTGGGCCGGGACGAGGCGGTGGCCGCGCTGCACGCGGCGGGTGTGCCGGCGGTGCCCGTGCTCACCGCCGGCGACCGGGCGTCGACCGCGCGGTTCGCCGAACGCGGCGTGACGCTCGCCGGGGACGGGCCGCCGGTGAAGGGGTCCCCGATGGTCTTCGCGCGCTACGCGCCGGTCGTACGGCCGGTGGCGCCGGCGATCGGCGAACACACCTACGAGGTGCTGACCGGCGTCGCCGGTCTGACACCCGGCGAACTGCGGCGTCTTGAGGACGCCGGCGCTGTGCACTGTGCCCGGCCGGCCGAACCTGCCGGGCAACCGACTGACGGAAAACTGACGGAGAAGAGGTGA
- a CDS encoding enoyl-CoA hydratase/isomerase family protein → MAATPGTESPVVVTRVSERVRRITLNRPHKRNALDREARQALRDALAECRDASVVVLTGAGGTFCAGMDLSQLATKSQADEDELNHSWRMVQEDIRHHPAIVIASVAGYALGGGATLISTCDLAVVTEDARIGTPEIGFGFYPGLAGPAVQLRLSAKRAAWMVLTADRIDGRTAVDWGLANLAVPAAELDQRTTELADRVAQFDPVALEWSKKALWQIPMQISEWRAALEFGAYVNAEIHSRTQSHVDALDGFLGGVRHPGQGADQ, encoded by the coding sequence ATGGCGGCGACGCCCGGCACCGAGAGCCCGGTGGTCGTCACCCGGGTGTCCGAGCGGGTCCGCCGGATCACCCTCAACCGGCCGCACAAGCGCAACGCCCTGGACCGCGAGGCCCGCCAGGCCCTGCGGGACGCCCTCGCGGAGTGCCGCGACGCCAGCGTGGTCGTCCTGACCGGCGCCGGCGGCACATTCTGCGCCGGCATGGACCTCTCGCAGCTCGCGACGAAGAGCCAGGCCGACGAGGACGAGCTCAACCACAGCTGGCGGATGGTCCAGGAGGACATCCGCCACCACCCCGCCATTGTCATCGCCTCGGTGGCCGGCTACGCCCTCGGCGGCGGCGCGACGCTCATCAGCACCTGTGACCTGGCCGTGGTGACCGAGGACGCCCGGATCGGCACCCCGGAGATCGGCTTCGGTTTCTACCCGGGGCTGGCCGGCCCGGCCGTGCAGCTGCGGCTGTCGGCCAAGCGCGCCGCATGGATGGTGCTCACCGCGGACCGGATCGACGGCCGCACCGCCGTCGACTGGGGCCTGGCCAACCTCGCCGTGCCGGCCGCGGAACTCGACCAGCGCACCACCGAACTCGCCGACCGCGTCGCGCAGTTCGACCCGGTGGCGCTGGAGTGGTCGAAGAAGGCGCTCTGGCAGATCCCGATGCAGATCAGCGAGTGGCGGGCCGCGCTGGAGTTCGGCGCGTACGTCAACGCCGAGATCCACTCCCGCACGCAGTCGCACGTCGACGCGCTCGACGGGTTCCTCGGCGGCGTCCGCCACCCGGGGCAGGGGGCCGACCAGTGA
- a CDS encoding PrpF domain-containing protein: MADSVSPPTGLMAAEMESVPAMVIRGGTSKGVFLRARDLPADHSLWGPYLIDMFGARDARQIDGIGGAMPTTSKCCIVEASERDDADVDYTFAQIGIGEERVYWDFNCGNLTPSVGTFAILAGLVPAVPGRTSVRVYQTNTRMLLTVDVPTGPDGSPLVAGDFEMAGVTGAGAPVTTDFSRAIGASLGGGLFPTGRRTDVIKVPGVGEVTCSILDLANMCVFFRAEDVGLTGFEMPAEGPQVAERFHEVRRAAQDLLGVDHAKTTPWPVAFTAARDFELFGGGTLAAGDYDFAVRFAGIQPMRDTLHEAFPGTASCCTAVAAVTEGTVVHGLYPGRRPGSVLIAHPSGTSVIEAATHEADGSCVVDAVRIARTVRPIMRGEVFVRKAEIDRLSAVIPASDRTRSAVPAPVLPGD; the protein is encoded by the coding sequence GTGGCTGACTCGGTGAGTCCTCCGACCGGACTGATGGCCGCGGAGATGGAGTCCGTCCCCGCGATGGTGATCCGCGGCGGCACCAGCAAGGGGGTCTTCCTGCGGGCACGTGACCTGCCGGCGGACCACTCCCTGTGGGGTCCGTACCTGATCGACATGTTCGGGGCGCGCGACGCCCGGCAGATCGACGGGATCGGCGGCGCGATGCCGACGACGAGCAAATGCTGCATCGTCGAGGCGAGCGAGCGTGACGACGCCGACGTGGACTACACGTTCGCGCAGATCGGCATCGGCGAGGAACGGGTCTACTGGGACTTCAACTGCGGCAATCTCACGCCCAGCGTGGGCACGTTCGCGATCCTGGCCGGGCTGGTGCCTGCCGTGCCCGGCCGGACCAGTGTGCGGGTCTACCAGACGAACACCCGCATGCTGCTGACCGTGGACGTACCGACCGGGCCTGACGGCAGCCCGCTGGTCGCAGGCGACTTCGAAATGGCCGGGGTGACCGGGGCAGGCGCCCCGGTGACCACGGACTTCTCCCGGGCGATCGGGGCCTCGCTCGGCGGTGGCCTCTTCCCGACCGGCCGGCGCACCGACGTGATCAAGGTGCCCGGGGTGGGGGAGGTGACCTGCTCGATCCTGGACCTGGCGAACATGTGTGTGTTCTTCCGCGCCGAGGACGTCGGGCTCACCGGGTTCGAGATGCCCGCCGAGGGTCCACAGGTCGCCGAACGGTTCCACGAGGTGCGCCGGGCCGCCCAGGATCTGCTGGGCGTGGACCACGCCAAGACGACGCCGTGGCCGGTGGCGTTCACCGCCGCACGGGACTTCGAGCTCTTCGGCGGCGGGACCCTCGCGGCCGGCGACTACGACTTCGCCGTGCGGTTCGCCGGGATCCAGCCGATGCGCGACACCCTGCACGAGGCGTTCCCGGGGACGGCGAGCTGCTGCACCGCGGTGGCGGCCGTCACCGAGGGGACGGTCGTGCACGGGCTTTACCCGGGGCGCAGGCCCGGGAGTGTGCTGATCGCACACCCCTCGGGCACCTCGGTCATCGAGGCGGCCACGCACGAAGCGGACGGCTCCTGCGTGGTGGACGCCGTGCGGATCGCCCGCACGGTACGGCCGATCATGCGCGGCGAGGTGTTCGTGCGGAAGGCGGAGATCGACCGGCTGAGTGCGGTCATCCCCGCGTCCGACCGCACGAGGTCGGCAGTGCCGGCCCCCGTGCTCCCCGGCGACTGA
- a CDS encoding carboxymuconolactone decarboxylase family protein translates to MTLTARQEEIKARFIEVRGAWGPSWDAILRLDPEFLLAYLDFSAVPWRQNHLTPQVKELIYIAVDANATHMYLPGVRQHVRAALKLGVPPAQIMEVLELCATLGIHAMNIGVPILVQVLEEKGLRTAPEPLTSRQEEIKAEFAANRGYWNPFWDEILELDPELFAAYTEFSSVPWRGGTLEPKVKELVYIAFDTAATHLYTIGLKAHIENAIGYGATPQEILEVMEIAAVLGIHAVTTAAPILEEEVRAAAQDGGAE, encoded by the coding sequence ATGACACTCACCGCTCGTCAGGAAGAGATCAAGGCGCGGTTCATCGAGGTACGCGGGGCGTGGGGACCGAGCTGGGACGCGATCCTGCGGCTCGACCCCGAATTCCTCCTCGCCTACCTCGACTTCTCCGCCGTGCCGTGGCGGCAGAACCACCTGACGCCCCAGGTGAAGGAACTGATCTACATAGCCGTCGACGCGAACGCGACGCACATGTACCTGCCCGGTGTGCGGCAGCACGTGCGGGCGGCGCTGAAACTCGGTGTGCCGCCGGCCCAGATCATGGAAGTGCTGGAGCTGTGCGCGACGCTCGGCATCCACGCCATGAACATCGGTGTGCCGATCCTCGTGCAGGTGCTGGAGGAGAAGGGCCTGCGCACCGCGCCCGAGCCGCTGACCTCGCGGCAGGAGGAGATCAAGGCCGAGTTCGCCGCCAACCGCGGCTACTGGAACCCGTTCTGGGACGAGATCCTCGAACTCGATCCCGAACTCTTCGCCGCCTACACCGAGTTCTCCTCCGTGCCGTGGCGCGGCGGCACGCTGGAGCCGAAGGTCAAGGAACTCGTCTACATCGCCTTCGACACCGCGGCCACACACCTCTACACCATCGGCCTCAAGGCGCACATCGAGAACGCCATCGGCTACGGCGCCACACCCCAGGAGATCCTGGAGGTGATGGAGATCGCCGCGGTCCTCGGGATCCACGCGGTCACCACCGCGGCGCCGATCCTGGAGGAAGAGGTGCGCGCGGCCGCGCAGGACGGCGGGGCCGAGTGA